The stretch of DNA tttgtattaattttaatacattataactcaatttttattttacacgttcgaatagaaaaatttatttaacgtaatacttaaaatataatttacaaatgatAACTTTATGTGATTTTAAAGATACATATTTGcattactttaatatttttttttaacttctacttcattttatctcgttataaaaattaacttacTTCATGTACGAAGTTTCTATAATGTTTTGTATATtgatattgtataattatagaatatattatctatgtaattttattatatcaatattatagaaggaaagagaaagagagagagagtatataattatatactataccAAATAAtgctatattaatatattaactgTGGATATTTTTGAacaattaatatctttattaatttctttattaaacgtaactatcgtaatatataatttttgtctaGATGCGTGACAAAAATTGGGTTATAAATTGGGTTAAATAAATCAGgatataagaatttatttaaaaaagataaaaaactcACCTACGAATGAATCAAGTTTGTTCTccttattttcaatgaaaatttaccCTTAACACTTTACCCTTATCCGGAATCTCAGAACAGGTAGGGAAACTAGTAAGGTTTATTTTCAGAACGATATCACGTTAATTGATCAACGAGAAAAGATCAAAGTACCAGTACGGTAGATCGATCAAACGTTTAGATATTAAAACGAAGTAGAAATTCGAGTATAAGATACGTTAAGAGGTATTTTGGCTTTAAAACAAACTTTATCAGAAGactaatatctttcttttgcaCAATAGTAATATTACTTCCTAGTGTTTCTCGGGTCTGTAGATCTCTTAAGTAAGATATAAATActaaattctaattattattcacaCTATACGTGCATTCTTaactatgaaattaaattgtgTGTTATTAAGAGTTATCTTCTACGTGTGCTAAGTAATAGAAGGTAAAAACAGTTTTATGTGTCATTGTATATCGCAACTTATAACTCGCAAAATTGTGAAATGAAAATCCGGGTCGCTTAAGAGATATATAACTTGGACTTTATGCGCTCGTTCAAGTTCTTCTTTTGAAACCTACTTTTAGAGATAACCcgatttatatagaattagaTCGTGACTacgtaaatgttatttttcgaGCGACATCGaagtttttcaaatttcgatacgatctatgaaaaaaaaaaaataaataaataaataaaaagataaaaaaaaaataaaaggaaaaaaagaattgaaaaagagaCTTTCAGATGCACGTGTCTCTCATTTTTCATCAGTAATTGATTCGAATCGATGTttttgcgaaaaaaaagaagagaaaaaaaaaaagagaaataataaaacgagcaACTCTAAATATCAGATTAAATCGTGTTTCAGTTTGACTATGATATTTCTCGAACAGATGTGTACTTACGAGACACAAACACCTGGACGTGAACGATCTCGTTATTTCTGAAAATTcgtataaatgattaataaaaaatattacgtaagAACTTTCGTCACACGGTCTGACATATTATTAGTTGGCTGTTATCCAACTAACGAATGATATCCAGACAATACATACTGGAATGATAAAATCGATAGCTATTGAAATTGGGCCAATGTGATAAGAACGTTTTATCTCATTCCGTACCTAATTGAACTGCATTCAACCAGAAGAATGTCGATGCACTCGAACGAGTTTCATCAATTTCGTTTCTGATAGGAATTGTTCTctaattcattttatcgttttcaaataatatatttctatatcctATTATTACAAAAGTTTACATTGTCTTTTAGGTACTTTCGAGTTGGCAAATAAATTAACTTAAACCGAATAGAAAGGTCTTGttagaaatatatcaaataataatttaaatcattGTTGACGTTAGATTGGCAATAACTTTCGAATGATAATTCGAACCTATGggttacatatattttttcacgtAGCTGTGCTCATGGCATTGATCCGAATTGGCTTAGTGTCAAGTCTGAAAGTTGGATTACACCATCTTAACCATGAACACGTGAACAGTATGTTCGTTATCTCGTCATACTTGTAGCATCTTTGTTCACAGCTGTTCATTTGGTCATTCATCTATGTTTGCCAAGAAAATGTATGTTTTCTttgttgcaaaaaaaaatatatatatatataatataaaggtggtagaataattaaaacaatttttatatcaatatgtgtattaattgatatctctctttctctatttataattctttttatgatataattattgtaaattttatttattgttttatttaatattcaattcAACGATGATGcatgcacatacatatgtatacgatcTTGTCAGTGAaactttttgcttttttttttttcagaccGACGAGTTCGTGAACGTACTTTGGAGAAGTTATGGTGTAAGAATTCTGGTGCTATGGAGATTTTTATTACCACTCTTGAGGTAAACTTTATCTCGAAAgaatactttataaatattttatgacaTAGTTCTGCGGGTAAAgataattcttctttatatatatatatatatatatatgaatacacaCACTTGTGACTTTTGTATTTTGCATTCAACATGCTTTCAATTTATACTAATGCATACAGAAAtgatctttaataataatattacatacattatttatttattttgttctctgtaaaatgaattatgaaaatattatttaattttatataatttgctTCTCATacaataaatgtattttatcgGTTCGTTTTAATATCCTATGATATGATAAgtataatatgaattttttaatatatatattttaaaaatcatcaaGGATGTATTTTTAGCAAACgatcaaatgaaaaaagtcaCGAAACGAATCAAGCGAAACGTGTTCGTTGGTTAGTACTCCACACCATGTGGACTTGATTAGGCGTTTCTGATAACTACGAAAGTATTCGAGTTTCGTACACGAAATAGTAGCGTGACAAAATCACATTAACTAGTTATGCACTCTTGTCAATCTATCTCGGAAAGGATTACTAAACTAGAAACCCGTTCGTTCTTATTTCTCCTGAGTGTTGCACGAACGAACTATGAGTTTTAATTGCGTGACGATCGaaatctttttcgttatttaaaatacgtcaagttttaaatcaaattgagtgatttaaaaataaaaaagaaaatgacataAAGATCCTGATCGTGgaataatattacgaataaaagtaattttactaataaaattaagagTAGTAATAATTTAGCGaagttatttttctataaataacaataacagcaacaacaacaaaaataataatcttcgattttgtttcttttaaaaaaagaagaaattattaaaaagaataattctttttatttttatttttttttacagaattcCAAGGATTACATGTTGAATTGTAGTATAGCTGGTATATTACACGAATGTATATCACCAAAAATTACAAAGGGCAAATCAAAAGGAAGCAAGAACAAAAATGCAACAAGTAATATTAACTTATAAattcatcgttatcatcgatCTAGTTAATATCCTTTATATTATCTCCATCTACATGTATTTCGTTATAATACTTATCTCTTAATAACTTTGTCGAACAGAAACGTTTAAACAAGTAAGTTTGAGATAAGAATGAACTCtatcatttcgttttcttttttttttttttattaggaaACAGTAACCGAATGGCGGTCATTCAACTGATCAACTCCGGGATCACGCAAGTCCTAGTTAAACTTTTAATGAATTTGCAGCATATGGATAGTATTTCTTCGGAAGTCCTTGTACAAGAAGTTCTTTGGATTTTGGGACAGGTAAaagtgtatataataataataataataataataataataataaataatgataaataatacaaatagaaatgatatattgtttatttaaaaattttttgatagaTTTGTCAAAGGGATCAGAAATTTGTAACAAAAgtaaagaatttaaattatgtcaaaatatttcatacgcTACTTCAACAACATTATAACAATGGTAAAATAATTCTTCCATTGTTGCTGATAATCAAAGTTTTTGCAAAAAATTGTAAGTATCATTATAAGTTTAATATTACGATATCGATCTTAAGATTGAATCATTTATTTgctggatatatatatatttttctttttcatagcaTTCTCTCAACAAATTCTTATCAAAGATGGTATTGCCAATACATTAGAAAAGACTTTCATTTGCATTGGTCATGTACctcatataaaattaaaagcgTTAGTCgaatgtttgaaatattttacgatgagCAGTaagtatattctttattattttattcctatccaatgatattatatgataagaaatattagaacaaaatatttattataaataatattattattaataattattaataatatttattgttataatatttagcatattaattattatataattatatattaacacttttattaatgattatttcttttttttttgtttcgattatttaattgttaataattgcCGATCTAtcatctatcttctttttttcttttcttttctttctcagaaTTATGCTGCACGAAATTTGTTAAGGCCGGGATGGTTCAACAACTGATGCGAACTTTCGAGAGATGGGAGAGATTCGATGGACAATTGAGACTGAAGATATCCAACTACGTTCTGAACACGCTACAGCATCTTTGCGTAATAAGTAAAGTTCCTTTTACGAAAGCAAACCGCGTAGTATCCAGAAAAAATCTAAGAGAAGCGAAAAAAGGCTGACAGGTGCTTATAACGAGTTACATCGACCGTGTCTGGTCGAACGTTTGATCTGACAATCAGTGAACGTTtcatacgaattaattataagtCATTTCACCATTTCCTTTTAACACAacatctttatttatatccttCGTTTTTGAATTCTTCGGATTTTGTATTCCGCTTTTTTACGAGCTCGAACTCGAAGGAATACTTGAAAACGCcaagaggaaaggaaatgaaaaggaaaggaaagaaagaaagaaagaaaaaaaaaagaaaaaataataaaagaagaagaaaaaagaaaagaaaaagaggggaaagaaaaatcgtatttcTTAAGATAATTTTTGTGTAGTAACGTTCGAGTAGTTTAACATTTATGAATagtgtaaagaaaaagatttctcaGTTAAGTGCATGTCTCGAAGATgtattttccttcctctcgaAGAAAGACTCCTCGGATAACTCGgaatcgtttaaaagatatttcttcttcccaCTTTTAGAGTCTGGAAGGAAGGCTATTAAGTCGAACAATGGTCTACAGCTACTGTACCGGTTTTGTACAAACTGCCCGGAGGAAAAAGCCTACGACTGTTTATTGTCACGTATATGTGGTATAATCAATCAATGTCTGGAAAAGAAGGAGTTGCCTGTACCCGAAATGTCTCCTGCAAGGTGAACGATACTTTCAAGGTTTCCTAGATTTGATCtgtctatttttaattaacatatatgagaacatttattatcgtttatattttagaatacgacaaatattacaatgataattttattcattcgttcgttcgttcgttcgttcattcatttatttatttatttatttatttatttattttattcagatTCGTCCTGCCGGAAGCAAATGCCAGGGCTAACAGCATTGAAAGTGGCAGCGACCTTGATAGTCAAGTACGTTGCAGTTAGTTAGTCGTATAAAATTGTGAAGAAGAGTTTGTCCAGAATCTCTtcaatttgaatatttcttttaaggCTAACAGCGTGGCCTCGCTTGGAAGATTATACAGTGATTTCGATTCAGGAGATGACGAAGATAGTCATAGTTCGAGGAGGACGAGTGATAAGAATTTGTATCCCAGCGAGGAGATAGACGAGAGTAAATTTTTTGCTGGAGTTTTCACGTCTCAAAGAACCGAAGAGGATTTGATTGGGTAAATTTGATTGGTTTCcctcgttgaaaataatttttctcttctctctctccctctttttattgtttttattcttataagaTCTCAATATTGTCCAACCTTATGAATTTTCGTTTTAGGTATAACGTTTTCTTCAAAGAGCTAGGTAATCTTCAGTCACAACTCAGTCTTATTAAAACATCATCAGAGAAGTTTATAGACTCAACGAATTCAACGATCGACGATGATAGAACGTTCTCTcgttattcgaaaatatccAAGTCGAAAAGTTTTCCAAAAGAAACTCATACCAACGGATCATTAAGATCCCAAATTAAATcagaaaatacaaaatctGATTTGAAAACATTGAAAGATATACCATCGACTACCACTGATCGGCACGCTTATTGTATGATAGCAAGCAAAGTGAAAAGTGTTATCAATTTTGTCAAGGTTGCTTATCCCGATCTGGTTGGCGGTGATTCTTTAGGAAAACCAGAACCATTGAACAACAAGGATAGAAAAGTTTGTCGTGCTAAATTGTTAACTTGTGTGGAAAGAGGTCTTCATGCCAGTACGACCACTCAAGAGATTGTTTATGATCTCGACAATGTAACGACGTGTTTGTCGGCGAATGATAAAGTTACGGAAAGCAAGTTACTTTGCAATTGGGACGAAAAGAGAACTGGAAAAAGGAATTTGGAGACAAAGCAATTGCAATTTGAGTCTCGTTTTGAAAGTGGAAATCTTAGAAAAGCTATTAAGGTATAGCCGGAATGTTTGTTTAACTCTGTTAACGTGTTTactgttaaataattattgttaacacacacgcacacacatatatatatatatatatatgtatgtataactgAATCGCCTATAGTCATTCATTAACAGatcaatagaaatataatcgaaGTATCGTTATTCatcattaattgaaataatcttcattaatattctgtctaaattaataagatgataattattaaaacattgattcgttaattaaaaataaacgttaaCTAAACTGatcttcattaatattttatttaaattaatgatcgttattaaaacgttttattGATTCACAAAATTCTATGCTAAGTAGTGAACATGCTAATTTATAACCAAAATATCAACTTAGccaaaatatattcattcgtTGTAACGCATATCGtttctctgtatttcttctcttttcttgcaGATAGGCTTGAGAGAATACGACTTGATCTTAACACCAGACGTGAACAGTGCGTCTAGACATCAATGGTTTTACTTCGAAGTTTCAAATATGGAAGCAAACGTTTCTTACACGTTCAATATCGTAAATTGCGAGAAAGCAAATTCTCAATTTAATTTCGGCATGAAGCCAATTTTATTCAGTGTAGCCGAGGCACAATTGGGTCGACCAAGTTGGGTCAGAACTGGTAcagatatttgttattatagaaattgttATCAGAGACCAACGAAAGGGAAGAATTATTTGACGACATCGTTCACTGTCATCTTTCCCCATGCTTATGACGTTTGTTATCTGGCTTATCACTTCCCTTATACCTATAGTCAATTGATGACAAATATTTGGAAATGGACCAAAAAGCTATCGCCTTCTAACGTTTACTTCCGTGCCGAATCACTTTGCGAGTCGTTAAACAACAATGAAAATCCAGTATTGACTATAACTTCGCCAGACACGAAGAACAATCCTATACAAGTAAGTTATATATCCTGTTACATACAACTAATTAGATATTTCCATCGAGAAACTTTAAGTTATTATCATTTGGACATATTTAGAATAGAAAAGTTATCTTCCTGACGTCCAGAGTCCATCCAGGTGAGAGCAACGCTTCTTGGGTAATGCATGGAACGTTGGAGAGCCTCCTAAGCAATTCAACTTATGCTACTAGTTTACGTGACGATTATGTGTTCAAAATAGTACCGATGTTGAACCTAGAAGGTGTGGTCAATGGATGGTAAGTGATAAGAcacgaataataatagaattatagtactatcgatatttattacagAAGTTGAGAGCGTTTTCACGCTGCCGTACGGTagtattgtataaaattattgtgaGTGCGTGACTTATCGTTTAGCAGCTTAgtgaaaatgattttcaaaaatggagaaggaaggagagaggaagggatcGAGGGAGCTAGATCGTTTAGGGCTAGATCGTCGTACGTCCAGATAACGGAAGAGTTTCCTATTATCCCTGTTATccaacaaagaaaattaaaaggtTTCTTTGTTCGTCGGGGGTCATTGAACTCCTCGTTTTGTGGACGTAACGCGAACGTTTTCATTTAAGTCTAAGGGATGATTAATCTTGATGAATAAAACGTGACGTCAGCGAACTATACCAGTGAATGCCCACACCGGTGAATAAATGATAACGAGCGAGTATTGATCTCTTTATCTAAGATCTTTCGTACATAGGTATTACGTGATTGAAATGATGTTATGATGATGTCCGTTGGCGTCACGAATAtcattcaattaaaattaacgcTACGATGAGAGTACGTACTGACATCGATCAACGTTCTGGCATCGTCGGTTGgaggaaaaattaataataataataatgaagaagaaaagagattgatttcattattaaatcttCTATCGCatgaacaatatataaattcatattgaAGTTTAATGGTGCTCGGTTGGTCTTTGTAATAATGATaccataaaatattatcttaaagaattttactaagatctttttttctttttcttttttttttttttgctttccttttccaATCTAGGGACACATTGTACGAACGGAGAGTGAACGGTGAaacgtggaaaaagaaaaaaaaaaagaataaaatctaGTGTCCATGCTAAAGacgtttctattttcctcCAACCAAGGACATCCACAGTGTAGTACGTCTATTCTCGCGcgtgaaatatttatcttaaaacGTGAACCAATACGTGAAAAATGACCGTGACGTTTCGTACCATTGATGAACCCACGCGATGATGATTATGGTGATTCACGAGtgtctcgttttcttttttctctgtgttttttcttttctttcttttttttNNNNNNNNNNNNNNNNNNNNNNNNNNNNNNNNNNNNNNNNNNNNNNNNNNNNNNNNNNNNNNNNNNNNNNNNNNNNNNNNNNNNNNNNNNNNNNNNNNNNttattattattattattattattattctttttcgataaacgCGACGATGAACGTgtgttaaaaaatagaattacagATAACGTTCGAAGAAAACGCGAAGAAGTTAGGTTCCTACGACGTTGGAAAAATTGCTTGCgattttgtttgttatatctataattatgGATTCGTGTTTGATGATAAGAGATTAAGATAAGATCGTCGATAGGTTCAAAGTGTTCTTGGACTAGAAGAACTTGTTCAATGATCGCTAGCAATCCCCTTTTCGTGAGACTTTtcgtatcctttttcttcatcgtcgatcttcttcatcatttaatctttatcttctttatcttcttcttctccttcttcttcttcttcttcttcttcttcttcttcttcttagtaGACGAACGAACGCGTTTAACGAAGGCGTCGATGCCTAAAGAGTAAAGCGTTACTTGGACGGAGGGTCTAATACTTTGCCGTTGGTGCGCACTTTGATGTTGTACCTGTAGGCCGGTTCCGCCTCTGGCAGGATCGTACTACTGTCATCATCCTGATCCTTCATCATTGCTGATTCACCGATGTCCTGTTGATCGTTAACGTAGTCTTGAACAGTGTCGTAAGGACCAATGGTATGTGCATCCTCGAGACCATTATTTGGTGGTTCAGTTTCAGCTTGGACATCGGTTTGGACATCAGCCGGGGCATCGGAGAGAACGTCATAATCGAGAGAATCCCTGTGTTCCATCTTCATATCCGAGGTGGATGGTCGAGATGCTGTACGAAGGACTTCACGAGTCTCGAGACCGTCGAATACACTCGCAGAATTGTCTTTTCTAGCTTGATGACGAACAACCTGACCATCACCGTTGCTAGCTGTGAAGAGACTCGTGATGTCCGGAATATCGTCGGGTCTTGTATTCTCAAGGACAAATGCATCGGTTTGTCTACGACGTTCGATGTTGCCTAAGCTCGATGATGCCGTTGATTCTTCCTGTTgatcatctttctcttctaactTGCCAGACACGGAAGCGGCCGTTGTTATCAGCCTGCTAACGACCGGGTCTTCGGGTACGTCTTCATTCGCtgattcttccttttcctcgttcGACGATGACGTTGTCTTATCCTCGATAACTTCAtcatgttttttctcttccttattttcttcctccacGTGCTCGTCGATCTGGTCGTCGCTGGCCGGCGCCGAGGTGGTCGTTATGTAGGGTCTGCGATTTCTGAAAAATTCAGCTCGCCATCAATTTAtatctcatatttattttatcattcctTTCAAATCTATTGATCTATCCCCTCGAAGACGTTGCCAGAGACGAAGAGGGATTAttatttgaacatttttattctcgtcACGAGCAAcgtctcgctctttctctttctttctattcctatctctatgattattattactattattatttaatcctCGTATTAGTTGGTTAGTTGCCttaacgtattaaaaaaaagctCCTAAACGCAAAGAGCGAAAGTCTGGATCCAACTAATAAGTTTCCATTTGTCATTTGTCGGATCAAACTGATTAATGGATCGAAACTTTTTCATTGTCGTGTGTGTCGATAGTGTCATTTGTGTGTCTTTGTCGAGTATTTGCAGCGAGAAGCGAGAGAATGTTTGCGTTGTTACGAAAAGCACTTACTAAGTATCGCACTTCGggattgtttcttctttctttctttctttttttttttttttttttttttttaaccaagGTCAATGTTTTTGAGAGAtcttaatagaaataaaaaagaagaaaaaaaaagggaagcgTGTACGTTcgcataaaattattaaaaattatatcagcTGGAGATACTTTGTTTTGTTACCGGAGGATCCCAGATTACCAGCAACCTTTTGATTATCAGCTAACtactgtaataataataataagcgtTTAGaacgttttataatttgtaaggaaaaaaaaaagaaaataataaaataaaatagaatcagTGATAACCGTGATTACCGATAAAACGTTGCAATTCGATcctatatgaaaatataaaagatcttATACATCCATGGAGgtttaatttacatattttatcggTTCTCCATATACTTTATATCCGTATAGCCAACAGGATTCACCTTAGAAACACGCTGGCATCCTcaggttttttctttcttatcttttttctgtctctttttctctctctctctttctctttctctttctcggcaattttgtgtatttttttgtGACAAGTATTATCTCACCTCTTACCCCTGAGTCGCGGAGACTGGAATGCTGCCGTAGTTATAGTAGTAGCATCTTGTTTGCTCGCAGATAAAGTCCTTAACGAGGGTACAATCCTGAGCTTCCCATGCTAACGTTGGTGCTATCATCGCGACGCAACCGTCTGCACTGCCACTGTCGCCACTTGAAAaca from Vespula pensylvanica isolate Volc-1 chromosome 11, ASM1446617v1, whole genome shotgun sequence encodes:
- the LOC122632982 gene encoding cytosolic carboxypeptidase 1-like isoform X6: MAVIQLINSGITQVLVKLLMNLQHMDSISSEVLVQEVLWILGQICQRDQKFVTKVKNLNYVKIFHTLLQQHYNNGKIILPLLLIIKVFAKNSFSQQILIKDGIANTLEKTFICIGHVPHIKLKALVECLKYFTMSKLCCTKFVKAGMVQQLMRTFERWERFDGQLRLKISNYVLNTLQHLCVIKSGRKAIKSNNGLQLLYRFCTNCPEEKAYDCLLSRICGIINQCLEKKELPVPEMSPARFVLPEANARANSIESGSDLDSQANSVASLGRLYSDFDSGDDEDSHSSRRTSDKNLYPSEEIDESKFFAGVFTSQRTEEDLIGYNVFFKELGNLQSQLSLIKTSSEKFIDSTNSTIDDDRTFSRYSKISKSKSFPKETHTNGSLRSQIKSENTKSDLKTLKDIPSTTTDRHAYCMIASKVKSVINFVKVAYPDLVGGDSLGKPEPLNNKDRKVCRAKLLTCVERGLHASTTTQEIVYDLDNVTTCLSANDKVTESKLLCNWDEKRTGKRNLETKQLQFESRFESGNLRKAIKIGLREYDLILTPDVNSASRHQWFYFEVSNMEANVSYTFNIVNCEKANSQFNFGMKPILFSVAEAQLGRPSWVRTGTDICYYRNCYQRPTKGKNYLTTSFTVIFPHAYDVCYLAYHFPYTYSQLMTNIWKWTKKLSPSNVYFRAESLCESLNNNENPVLTITSPDTKNNPIQNRKVIFLTSRVHPGESNASWVMHGTLESLLSNSTYATSLRDDYVFKIVPMLNLEGVVNGCNRYGLTNEDLNRRWSNPDQSLHPVIYHTKGLMEYCTRVLQRPPHVFVDYHGHSRRKNVFLFGCSRSSSWSAADRAKPDQPVQYLILPHLMQSVSPAFALPLCSFKVERNKESTARVAIWRQLGVSKSYTMESSFCGCDQGVLAGLHLDTNHLKAIGQDFCQALAMMKDADEDWNVDKYIEESCCPRKCILRKTRRIPKCIQDKLAMHHITGIP